Proteins encoded by one window of Xylella fastidiosa:
- a CDS encoding YhgN family NAAT transporter has protein sequence MTIMSAALLLFLILDPLGNIPVFLSVLKPLPAQRQRVVLARELLIALMVLMGFLWGGKYVLELMHLRQESVSIAGGIVLFLIGIRMIFPRPEGLMGEIPEGEPFIVPLAIPLVAGPSGMAAVMLMGSNEPARLWDWNCALLLAWGGAAAILFSATFLYKLLGHRVLTALERLMGMLLVAISVQMFMDGISTYLKASMH, from the coding sequence ATGACGATTATGTCTGCTGCGTTGTTACTGTTCCTGATTCTTGACCCATTGGGCAACATCCCGGTGTTTCTCAGCGTACTCAAACCATTGCCTGCCCAACGGCAACGCGTGGTACTGGCGCGTGAATTGCTGATTGCGCTGATGGTACTCATGGGTTTCCTATGGGGGGGCAAATACGTCTTGGAGTTGATGCATTTGCGACAGGAGTCGGTATCGATTGCCGGAGGCATCGTCTTATTCCTCATTGGTATCCGGATGATCTTTCCTCGGCCAGAAGGATTGATGGGGGAAATCCCTGAGGGAGAGCCTTTTATCGTGCCATTAGCAATCCCATTGGTTGCTGGTCCATCGGGCATGGCTGCAGTGATGCTGATGGGGAGCAACGAGCCGGCCCGGTTGTGGGATTGGAACTGTGCGTTGTTGCTGGCTTGGGGCGGAGCAGCAGCGATCTTATTTTCTGCGACGTTCTTGTACAAACTGTTGGGCCATCGTGTGTTGACAGCATTGGAGCGCTTAATGGGAATGTTGTTGGTGGCAATCTCGGTGCAAATGTTTATGGACGGAATCAGCACATACCTCAAAGCGTCAATGCATTGA
- a CDS encoding DEAD/DEAH box helicase, whose amino-acid sequence MISFAPAIGNVEAVAITDYPLVNEHGLGAALNALDWTQGSDTLYRMTLSAIESLSSIRKSRSKREVQRSDSRGAKLKRLEDSIATLDHRQHKAVLETVEGVQRIRGLAGSGKTIVLALKAAYLHTQYPDWRIAVTFNTRSLKAQFQRLITNFCIEQSGEEPDWTKIRVINAWGAPGGAARDGLYYEYCCATGATFFDFRRASFTFVNEENAFNGACRNALEDAADAAGLYDVILLDEAQDLPPSFLKLCYAMLTPEKRLVYAYDELQSLSGTSLPPPEEIFGKDETVKPLATFGDDERRDLILQKCYRNSRPVLVSAHSLGFGMYRNAPQAKSTGLVQMFNDPMLWEEIGYTVKHGQLAKGQPVALERTPETSPIFLEDHSDINDIVQFIPFEDEFQQDAWLLQQIQKNLAEDELRHDDIMVIHPDSLTARQSTGFIRKSLFEAGIQAHLAGVDTDADVFFRTDTRSVTFTGIYRAKGNEAGMVYVINAQHCNGSGSGLANLRNCLFTAMTRSKAWVRVIGYGPQMQELVDEFNALKQRHFVLEFTYPDEELLSSLRIVHRDMSPQARQRLKQRKSQLADLLHDLESGELHLEDLDAASLETLRKFLGDNAS is encoded by the coding sequence GTGATTTCATTTGCTCCAGCCATTGGCAATGTTGAGGCTGTCGCGATTACGGATTATCCACTCGTCAATGAACACGGCCTTGGCGCTGCACTCAATGCACTGGATTGGACGCAGGGCAGCGATACTCTCTACAGAATGACGCTGTCTGCAATAGAAAGCCTCAGCAGCATTAGAAAAAGCCGCTCCAAGCGTGAAGTACAACGCTCAGACTCCCGGGGGGCCAAGCTCAAGCGTCTGGAAGATTCCATTGCCACGCTGGATCATCGGCAACACAAAGCCGTCCTTGAAACAGTGGAAGGCGTGCAGCGCATCAGAGGGCTGGCAGGTTCTGGAAAAACCATTGTCTTGGCACTTAAAGCCGCTTATCTGCACACCCAGTATCCGGATTGGCGGATCGCTGTCACCTTTAATACGCGTTCCCTCAAAGCCCAGTTCCAGCGGCTCATCACCAATTTTTGTATTGAGCAGAGTGGTGAAGAACCAGACTGGACCAAGATTCGGGTCATCAATGCCTGGGGGGCACCCGGCGGAGCGGCGAGAGATGGCCTTTACTATGAATATTGCTGTGCGACGGGAGCGACGTTTTTCGACTTTAGGAGAGCCTCTTTTACATTCGTAAACGAGGAAAATGCCTTCAATGGCGCATGTCGCAATGCATTAGAAGATGCTGCTGATGCCGCAGGTCTCTACGATGTCATTCTTTTAGATGAAGCACAGGACCTGCCACCCAGTTTTCTGAAGCTGTGCTACGCCATGCTGACGCCAGAAAAACGCTTGGTGTACGCCTACGACGAGCTGCAAAGTCTCTCAGGAACATCGCTGCCACCGCCGGAAGAGATTTTTGGCAAGGATGAAACGGTAAAACCACTGGCCACCTTTGGCGACGATGAGAGACGGGATTTAATCTTGCAGAAATGCTATCGAAACTCCCGCCCGGTATTAGTGTCGGCGCATAGTCTTGGTTTTGGGATGTACCGTAACGCGCCGCAAGCTAAATCAACTGGCTTGGTGCAGATGTTCAACGATCCAATGTTATGGGAAGAAATTGGCTACACCGTGAAGCATGGGCAATTGGCTAAAGGCCAGCCTGTTGCACTTGAGCGCACTCCAGAAACAAGTCCAATATTCCTGGAAGATCATTCGGATATTAATGACATCGTCCAGTTCATCCCATTCGAGGATGAGTTTCAGCAAGATGCCTGGCTGCTGCAACAGATTCAGAAAAATCTCGCAGAAGACGAGCTTCGCCATGATGACATCATGGTGATTCACCCAGATTCTCTAACGGCCCGTCAAAGTACAGGTTTCATCCGTAAATCGCTTTTTGAAGCAGGGATTCAGGCGCATTTAGCAGGTGTCGATACCGATGCGGACGTCTTTTTCCGAACCGATACTCGCTCCGTAACGTTCACTGGGATTTACCGTGCCAAGGGGAATGAAGCCGGCATGGTGTATGTCATCAATGCGCAGCACTGTAACGGTTCCGGCTCAGGGCTTGCCAATCTGCGTAATTGTCTTTTTACCGCGATGACACGCAGTAAAGCCTGGGTTCGGGTCATCGGTTATGGCCCCCAAATGCAGGAGTTGGTTGATGAATTCAATGCGTTAAAGCAGCGCCACTTTGTCTTGGAGTTCACCTATCCCGATGAGGAGTTATTGAGCAGTCTGCGCATTGTGCACCGTGATATGTCTCCACAAGCGCGGCAGCGTCTTAAGCAACGCAAGAGTCAGCTTGCTGATCTTTTACATGATCTGGAGAGTGGCGAACTGCATTTGGAAGATCTTGATGCAGCGAGTCTGGAGACACTCAGAAAATTCCTTGGGGATAACGCCTCATGA
- a CDS encoding multicopper oxidase family protein, whose product MNTQKKALSLYLRHFLLIITFLVSLQAVAAEKKNDVVSNQKDAFESLLFSEPPSLKGTLREILANHFGVEKSLSNRNDVYYVLNVGYVDGKLYDPSSNSFQKVHLRGYTGQDANNKRVTQVNQFVAPQIEAHPGDTVRILLKNRLPPDASCLNNHGMQQQVTANKLADKPHCFNGTNLHSHGLWISPTGNSDNVLLSINPGVSFEYQYDLSNDIPEGTYWYHSHRHGSTALQVSSGMAGAFIIRGNRKPTPTSNGDLSTLLMDPETGQSYKEHTVLFQQIAYACLGNDGKLKRKKDGTINWSCNPGETGVIESYDQFGPGTWPASGRWTSINGIVLPTFKSQVGEVERWRLIHAGVRETINMTFRKINPNINLNELHKRAYTGHLKREDAGRLVQELCSGEAIPFQIVAADGLTMSHTINTQKVTLQPGYRYDLLTVFPSSGGYCIIQPQQSKAGSINSESSPQSLLGFVSVSGKDNISTNAITSVLVNKLIKSAEKFMPENVREEVIKDIAHAEGKDNHHEILLRKFTPHPIDIADNEVQGQSKQKLLFFVGQDSDKNNVFVLSHDFSVKNVNGVYMPSKPFIYNPNKVGLNLPLGKAQEWELRSYSVSHPFHIHVNPFQIVAIYDPQGKDVSAPGVVEADGDTQFSGLKGQWKDTILVKTNLLPGDLKNNPKNFYRFIIRTRYQRYIGEFVLHCHILDHEDQGMMEKIAVSLQDNVDLH is encoded by the coding sequence ATGAATACTCAAAAAAAAGCTCTATCATTGTATCTGCGTCATTTCTTACTGATCATTACTTTTTTGGTGTCGTTGCAGGCTGTCGCTGCAGAAAAAAAGAATGATGTAGTGAGTAATCAGAAAGATGCATTTGAATCCCTTTTATTCTCAGAGCCTCCATCTCTAAAGGGTACTCTTAGAGAGATACTTGCAAATCATTTTGGTGTAGAAAAGTCGCTAAGTAATCGTAACGACGTTTATTATGTGTTAAATGTTGGATATGTTGATGGTAAACTTTATGATCCCTCATCAAACAGCTTCCAGAAGGTCCATTTACGCGGATATACTGGTCAAGATGCCAATAATAAACGTGTCACCCAAGTTAATCAGTTTGTCGCCCCTCAAATCGAGGCCCACCCTGGTGATACGGTCCGTATTTTATTAAAGAACAGATTACCTCCTGATGCGAGTTGTCTGAATAACCATGGAATGCAACAGCAAGTGACAGCCAATAAATTGGCCGATAAACCTCATTGTTTCAATGGAACTAATTTGCATTCTCATGGGTTGTGGATCAGTCCGACAGGAAATAGTGATAATGTCCTTCTGTCAATCAATCCAGGAGTTAGCTTCGAATATCAGTATGATCTTTCTAATGATATTCCAGAGGGCACTTATTGGTACCACTCACATCGCCATGGCTCTACTGCTTTGCAAGTGTCTAGCGGTATGGCCGGTGCTTTTATTATACGCGGTAATCGTAAGCCAACGCCGACCTCAAATGGAGATTTAAGTACCTTATTAATGGATCCAGAGACAGGGCAATCTTACAAAGAACATACGGTGCTTTTCCAACAAATTGCTTACGCTTGTTTAGGTAATGATGGAAAGTTAAAACGTAAAAAGGATGGGACAATTAACTGGAGCTGTAATCCAGGAGAAACCGGCGTCATTGAGTCTTATGATCAGTTTGGGCCGGGTACATGGCCTGCTTCCGGTCGGTGGACAAGTATCAACGGCATCGTACTACCAACGTTTAAATCACAAGTTGGTGAAGTGGAGCGTTGGAGATTGATTCATGCAGGTGTGCGTGAAACAATTAATATGACATTTCGAAAAATCAACCCTAATATTAACTTGAATGAATTACATAAGCGTGCTTATACAGGTCATTTAAAGAGAGAGGATGCGGGACGTTTAGTCCAGGAGCTTTGCTCTGGAGAAGCTATTCCTTTCCAGATCGTAGCAGCCGATGGATTGACAATGAGTCATACTATCAATACTCAGAAAGTGACTCTTCAACCTGGATATCGTTATGATTTACTAACGGTATTTCCTTCCTCAGGTGGATATTGCATTATACAACCACAACAATCCAAAGCTGGTAGTATAAATAGCGAATCCTCACCTCAGAGTTTACTTGGCTTTGTGTCTGTCTCTGGAAAAGATAATATCTCTACAAACGCAATCACCTCAGTGCTTGTTAATAAGTTAATAAAGTCAGCTGAGAAATTTATGCCAGAGAATGTTCGTGAAGAAGTGATTAAAGATATCGCGCATGCTGAAGGCAAGGATAATCATCATGAAATCCTCCTGAGAAAGTTTACGCCACATCCTATCGATATTGCGGATAATGAAGTTCAAGGCCAGTCGAAACAAAAACTATTATTCTTTGTAGGTCAAGACTCGGATAAAAATAATGTATTTGTCTTGAGCCATGATTTCTCGGTTAAGAACGTGAATGGTGTCTATATGCCAAGCAAGCCATTCATCTATAATCCTAATAAGGTTGGTTTGAATCTGCCTCTAGGTAAGGCGCAAGAGTGGGAGTTGCGTTCTTATAGTGTTAGCCATCCTTTCCATATACATGTTAATCCTTTCCAGATTGTGGCTATTTATGATCCACAAGGTAAGGATGTCAGTGCGCCTGGTGTTGTAGAGGCTGATGGTGATACTCAATTTTCAGGTTTAAAAGGGCAATGGAAAGACACTATCCTTGTGAAAACAAATTTATTACCGGGTGATTTGAAGAATAACCCTAAAAATTTCTATCGATTTATAATTCGAACTCGGTATCAACGATATATAGGAGAATTTGTTTTACACTGCCATATTCTTGATCATGAAGATCAGGGTATGATGGAGAAAATTGCTGTCTCACTGCAGGATAATGTAGATTTACATTAG
- a CDS encoding N-acetylmuramoyl-L-alanine amidase, with protein MVASANARPLPPIQRHPLPYVTALQLRPLDTITLAVIHCTELPDLATARTYSERVLYPSGTGDSGHYYIDRNGHIEQYVPPERIAHHVRNQNAHTLGIELVNRGRYPHWLDTRHQTMDEPYPAAQIQALIALLTWLTHTLPALNSIAGHDTLDTEHVPASNDPTQLVPRKHDPGPLFPWDHINAALPHLQHLTT; from the coding sequence GTGGTAGCATCGGCCAATGCCCGCCCCCTACCCCCCATTCAGCGACACCCTCTGCCCTACGTCACCGCACTACAACTACGGCCACTGGACACCATCACCCTGGCAGTCATTCATTGCACCGAACTCCCCGACTTAGCAACAGCACGCACCTATAGCGAGCGCGTGCTCTATCCGAGCGGCACCGGCGACAGCGGCCATTACTATATCGATCGCAACGGACACATTGAACAATACGTGCCCCCAGAACGAATCGCACACCACGTCCGCAACCAAAACGCACACACCCTAGGCATCGAACTCGTGAACCGTGGCCGCTACCCCCATTGGCTAGACACCCGCCATCAAACAATGGACGAACCCTATCCAGCAGCCCAGATCCAAGCCCTGATCGCACTGCTGACGTGGCTGACACACACACTACCGGCACTCAACAGCATCGCCGGCCACGACACACTGGACACCGAACACGTCCCGGCCAGCAACGACCCCACGCAACTGGTTCCACGCAAACATGACCCCGGACCGCTTTTCCCCTGGGATCACATCAATGCAGCACTACCACACTTACAGCACCTGACAACCTAA
- a CDS encoding 5-(carboxyamino)imidazole ribonucleotide synthase, with amino-acid sequence MKTLGILGGGQLARMLALAAPPLGVRVCTFDQTVDACAGQMTPLWVGCFDDVAALRDFVTRVDVITFDSENLPVASVQVLKEHVPVYPNPEALAVAQDRLSEKTLFRDLGIPVPDFVAVDNRAALDVAIVKVGTPCILKTRRFGYDGKGQFRIKTLTDADAAWAMLGEQAGITGLILEAFVPFQREMSILAVRGCNGQFRSWPLTENWHVAGVLSVSLAPMAVDPTLQAAAEAYARLLAERLDYVGVFALELFVHDGRLLANEMAPRVHNSGHWTIEGAETSQFENHLRAVFGLPLGSTAMRGYACMVNCLGVMPDQQALLALSGLHWHDYGKQPRQGRKVGHATLRADQPADLMASLEQVGAVLGDQERVAVVLERLSEEVSRRDAVAASSSV; translated from the coding sequence ATGAAGACCCTCGGTATTCTTGGCGGTGGGCAACTGGCCCGTATGCTGGCGTTGGCTGCACCCCCATTGGGCGTGCGGGTGTGTACCTTTGATCAAACTGTTGACGCTTGTGCTGGGCAGATGACGCCGCTCTGGGTTGGTTGTTTTGATGATGTGGCTGCGTTGCGTGACTTTGTCACCCGGGTGGATGTCATCACTTTCGACTCTGAGAACCTGCCGGTTGCTAGTGTGCAAGTACTGAAAGAACACGTCCCGGTGTATCCGAATCCAGAGGCGCTTGCAGTGGCCCAGGACAGGCTGAGTGAAAAAACCTTGTTTCGTGACTTGGGGATTCCGGTGCCCGACTTCGTTGCTGTCGACAATCGGGCTGCTTTGGATGTGGCAATCGTCAAGGTGGGGACACCTTGTATCCTCAAGACGCGTCGGTTTGGTTACGATGGCAAAGGCCAATTCCGCATCAAGACGTTGACTGATGCGGATGCGGCTTGGGCCATGCTCGGTGAGCAAGCCGGAATAACCGGGTTGATTTTGGAAGCCTTTGTGCCATTCCAGCGTGAGATGAGCATCCTTGCTGTGCGCGGTTGTAACGGTCAGTTTCGTTCTTGGCCGTTGACAGAGAATTGGCATGTTGCTGGCGTTCTTTCTGTCAGTTTGGCTCCAATGGCCGTTGATCCCACGCTGCAGGCTGCGGCTGAAGCCTATGCGCGTTTATTGGCTGAGCGATTGGACTATGTGGGCGTGTTCGCACTAGAGCTGTTCGTCCACGATGGTCGATTACTTGCCAACGAGATGGCACCACGCGTACATAACTCCGGACATTGGACGATTGAAGGGGCCGAAACGTCCCAGTTTGAAAATCACCTGCGTGCTGTATTTGGCTTACCGCTCGGTAGCACTGCGATGCGTGGTTATGCCTGCATGGTCAATTGCTTAGGTGTCATGCCTGATCAACAGGCATTACTTGCCCTGTCAGGCCTACATTGGCACGACTATGGCAAGCAGCCACGCCAAGGGCGCAAGGTCGGTCATGCCACACTACGTGCGGATCAACCTGCGGATTTAATGGCTTCTCTAGAGCAGGTCGGCGCAGTACTTGGGGATCAAGAGCGCGTGGCTGTGGTGCTGGAGCGTTTGTCCGAGGAGGTGTCACGGAGGGATGCCGTTGCGGCGTCTTCTTCTGTCTGA
- the purE gene encoding 5-(carboxyamino)imidazole ribonucleotide mutase, whose protein sequence is MISNQSPPLVGIVMGSSSDWGAMQHAAQKLDALSVAYEVKVVSAHRTPDKLFAYAEQAEGRGLRAIIAGAGGAAHLPGMLAAKTIVPVLGVPMQSRALNGLDSLLSIVQMPAGIPVATFAIGEAGAVNAALFAAALLVPENPAMRRMLTEFRQRQTDQVNAADDPRQ, encoded by the coding sequence ATGATCTCCAATCAATCCCCCCCGCTGGTCGGTATTGTCATGGGTTCCTCTTCGGATTGGGGGGCGATGCAGCACGCCGCACAAAAGCTCGATGCTCTCAGCGTCGCGTATGAAGTGAAGGTCGTTTCGGCGCATCGTACTCCGGATAAATTGTTTGCTTATGCTGAGCAGGCTGAAGGACGTGGTTTGCGTGCCATCATTGCCGGGGCCGGTGGCGCAGCGCACCTTCCAGGTATGTTGGCTGCTAAGACGATAGTTCCAGTGTTGGGGGTGCCAATGCAGTCCAGGGCTCTGAATGGTTTGGATTCGCTGTTATCAATCGTACAGATGCCGGCGGGTATTCCAGTAGCCACATTCGCGATTGGGGAAGCTGGTGCAGTCAATGCCGCCCTGTTTGCCGCCGCGCTGTTGGTACCCGAAAATCCAGCAATGCGTCGGATGCTGACTGAGTTCCGCCAACGTCAGACGGATCAGGTGAATGCTGCGGACGATCCACGCCAATGA
- a CDS encoding DUF2290 domain-containing protein gives MCDDSNFSAIRCSGGKTEISFSGAQHLSIALRDIEYTKIYSALADKRSYNMRLIDGALLQMMYRLENDSLLQHRLGFYPAPHLRTFQDDPDTYVCDALFMEIVERRIVPFPLRFDFDAREGIYVDGAHPKSHLTLGDVTGCRIPVSAPLTPRWFVEFVLRHFYQTKQHDFISGLPQHSMKFQPSITQHEADLMHLVIPY, from the coding sequence GTGTGTGACGATTCAAACTTCTCTGCGATTCGATGTTCTGGGGGTAAAACAGAGATTAGCTTCAGCGGTGCGCAGCATCTTTCCATTGCACTACGTGATATCGAATACACGAAAATATATAGCGCACTCGCAGATAAGCGCTCATACAACATGAGGCTTATTGATGGGGCACTGCTTCAAATGATGTACCGCCTCGAAAACGACAGCCTGCTCCAACATCGGCTTGGGTTTTACCCTGCGCCACATCTACGGACCTTCCAAGATGACCCGGACACATACGTTTGCGATGCGCTGTTTATGGAGATTGTGGAACGTAGAATTGTTCCATTCCCATTACGTTTTGATTTTGATGCGCGCGAAGGTATTTACGTTGATGGGGCGCATCCCAAAAGTCATCTGACATTAGGTGATGTCACGGGATGCCGCATTCCAGTGTCAGCACCATTGACACCGCGTTGGTTTGTTGAATTTGTTTTGAGGCATTTTTATCAAACAAAGCAGCATGATTTCATCAGCGGTCTGCCACAACACAGCATGAAATTTCAACCATCAATCACTCAACATGAAGCAGATTTGATGCATCTGGTGATTCCATATTAG
- a CDS encoding Trm112 family protein: protein MDRKLLHLLCSPDTRQPLSLLESKGLEALNKAIVSGTVQRADGSIQNQSLHEALITRDRKQVFRIEDSIPVLLPEEAIATIQIANFPDK from the coding sequence ATGGATCGCAAATTACTTCATTTGCTGTGCTCCCCAGATACCCGCCAACCGCTGTCCTTACTTGAGAGTAAAGGGCTGGAAGCCCTGAACAAGGCGATCGTTAGTGGCACTGTGCAACGCGCCGACGGCAGCATTCAAAATCAGTCATTACATGAAGCGCTGATCACTCGTGATCGCAAACAAGTGTTCCGAATTGAAGACAGTATCCCCGTCTTATTGCCCGAGGAAGCTATCGCTACGATACAGATCGCCAACTTCCCGGATAAATAA
- the grxD gene encoding Grx4 family monothiol glutaredoxin, translated as MLVMERIQAEIEEHPLVLFMKGTLEFPMCGYSSRATQALLAAGARHLHIVNVLAEAEIRANLPRFSNWLTFPQLFIHGELIGGCEIILELFESGDLKRILSEAD; from the coding sequence ATGTTGGTGATGGAGCGGATCCAGGCTGAAATTGAAGAGCATCCATTGGTGTTATTCATGAAAGGGACGCTTGAATTTCCGATGTGTGGTTATTCCAGCAGAGCGACACAGGCGTTGCTTGCTGCTGGCGCTCGTCATTTGCATATTGTGAACGTGCTTGCCGAAGCAGAGATTCGTGCCAATTTGCCACGCTTCTCCAATTGGCTGACTTTCCCGCAGCTGTTCATTCATGGAGAATTGATCGGTGGCTGCGAGATCATCTTGGAGCTGTTTGAATCTGGCGATCTGAAGCGTATTCTCAGCGAGGCTGATTAG
- a CDS encoding DUF2272 domain-containing protein, which yields MHLMPILIVFWLGTSQALAVEVCELPPVNGSSAAAQAIVRTACEEHRLWGQSFINRHGRIAKLGITESESDTLADQKSIAWQQVALYWRESSTLAMTGSAPGSSSCAALDNSRNTANDCRAFLLDTPWSAAFISWVMTRVGLAGFSVSPSHITYIRASYLDASSPYRFTDPGIEKPKAGDLLCRIRGRPPVGYAGLRAALDAGRTEDWLSHCDIVVAANVNGDRTLHMIGGNVSNTVMMRKLPLDRKGRLQLSRLQPNQDQECTPAQENNCNSNRGDWAALLKLRPDVALAPPDSQTDTPLPVAQCCTNEYTLCLQFPAQEID from the coding sequence ATGCATCTAATGCCGATACTCATCGTGTTCTGGCTAGGCACTTCCCAAGCCCTGGCGGTCGAAGTCTGCGAATTGCCGCCGGTTAACGGCTCTTCTGCTGCAGCACAAGCCATCGTACGCACTGCCTGTGAGGAACATCGACTATGGGGACAATCATTCATCAATCGTCACGGACGCATCGCCAAGCTTGGCATCACAGAATCTGAAAGCGACACGCTCGCCGATCAAAAATCCATTGCTTGGCAACAAGTAGCGCTTTACTGGCGTGAGAGCAGCACCCTAGCGATGACGGGCAGCGCGCCAGGATCCTCTAGCTGTGCCGCGCTAGACAACAGCCGCAACACTGCCAACGATTGCCGCGCATTCCTGCTTGACACCCCCTGGTCAGCAGCGTTTATATCCTGGGTCATGACTCGCGTTGGTCTCGCTGGGTTCAGCGTCTCACCATCTCACATCACCTACATTCGCGCCAGTTATCTTGATGCTTCCTCGCCATACCGTTTCACCGACCCAGGCATTGAGAAGCCAAAAGCCGGAGACCTGCTATGCCGGATACGCGGACGTCCGCCCGTCGGCTATGCCGGCTTACGTGCCGCGCTAGACGCTGGTAGAACCGAGGATTGGCTCAGTCACTGCGATATTGTGGTCGCTGCAAACGTCAACGGCGATCGCACGCTCCACATGATTGGCGGCAACGTGTCCAATACGGTGATGATGCGCAAACTGCCGTTGGATCGCAAAGGACGGCTGCAACTGTCACGACTACAACCGAATCAGGATCAGGAATGCACCCCAGCGCAAGAAAATAACTGTAATTCCAACCGAGGCGACTGGGCAGCGCTATTGAAACTGCGTCCTGACGTAGCACTGGCACCACCTGATAGCCAAACAGACACTCCCCTCCCTGTAGCACAGTGTTGCACCAATGAATACACACTCTGCCTACAATTCCCTGCACAAGAAATAGACTAA
- a CDS encoding YqiA/YcfP family alpha/beta fold hydrolase, translated as MSRGHCILSHGFESSPDANKVTALAEVAERLGWSHVRPDYSDLDARREVSLLGDVPGRLERLLALARDAVTRGPVVLAGSSLGAYISGRVSLQVPVRGLFLMVPPICISQMPALDAASVPISIVHAWRDELIPAVEVIAWAQARAARLLVVDDTHRLGHHVDAAAQAFAALLATL; from the coding sequence ATGAGTCGAGGGCATTGCATTCTGTCGCATGGTTTTGAGAGTAGTCCGGATGCGAACAAAGTCACTGCGTTGGCGGAGGTCGCTGAGCGCTTGGGGTGGAGTCATGTGCGTCCTGACTATAGTGATCTGGATGCACGGCGGGAGGTCAGTCTGTTGGGTGATGTGCCGGGGCGCTTGGAGCGTTTGCTGGCTTTGGCGCGTGATGCTGTTACGCGTGGTCCAGTGGTGTTGGCGGGATCTAGTCTCGGTGCTTATATATCGGGACGGGTGTCGTTGCAGGTGCCTGTTCGCGGTCTGTTTTTGATGGTGCCGCCGATATGTATCTCTCAGATGCCGGCGTTGGATGCGGCGTCAGTGCCGATTTCAATTGTGCATGCTTGGCGTGATGAGCTGATTCCTGCTGTGGAGGTGATCGCTTGGGCACAGGCGCGTGCAGCGCGGTTGTTGGTGGTGGACGATACGCATCGTTTGGGGCATCACGTTGATGCTGCGGCCCAGGCGTTTGCGGCATTGCTTGCGACGCTGTAG